From Ruminococcus sp. HUN007, a single genomic window includes:
- a CDS encoding transcriptional regulator, protein MPDSIACPPYDGAKNMLPVTIIDDRELLQKMVSEMFDELPERKPKIKKSAKN, encoded by the coding sequence ATGCCCGACAGCATAGCCTGCCCGCCGTATGACGGAGCAAAGAATATGCTTCCTGTAACGATAATCGATGACAGAGAACTGCTTCAGAAAATGGTATCGGAAATGTTCGACGAGCTGCCTGAACGGAAGCCGAAAATCAAGAAATCTGCAAAAAACTAA